The Phaeodactylum tricornutum CCAP 1055/1 chromosome 8, whole genome shotgun sequence DNA segment AGGCGTATTCCCATGGTCTGCGTGTTCGCAAGATACACACACCCGTAAAGCACGGAGCCGTAGCCGGTACTGCGGTTAAATACTGAGGGGAGCTATGTACTTCATGACGACTATTGACAGAGAATGAACCCGACACAACGCTATTATATTAAAAATCATGTCCGAGTAagactcaacaacgacacacTCACCCTTTTATGCCTACAATGTGAGCACATTTGCGGATAGGGAGCAGAACCCGTTTCCGATAAGATGCTCCCTTTCAGACTTTACCTACAGCGCGTTCACAAGACCAGAGGGAGGATCTCGAAATCTCTCGCACTTACCTATTTGAGAATAAAGAAAGCATTACATTTCCTTCAATGGAAGGCTTTCATACGCTCCTTGAGGGTTATAGTAGATCCAGTGCTTTGAAGAGGCTTGCGGCTCATTCGAGCGGTTTGTCGGCGCTGTTCTTCCCAAGTGGACACTAGGGGTCGACTAGATACGGATGATATCGCCGAGTATTTTTGGACTTGTGGAAAGCAGGTCGAGGAATCTTCGTCTTGGCAATTGTCTTCTTCTAAGACTTcagcaatttcttctccttcttcgtGGAAACCCTTTTTGTCGTCGTGGGTGTCATCGGACTCGCTCGAAGCATAGCACTCTGTACAGGGTTCCTTCTCTCCAAGAGTCTCCTTTCCAGGTGTATCCCTAGATGTgtcttcgtcattgtcaacTTTCCTACCAACAattttctcgtcgtcattgaCGGTCTCAAGGTAATTGGGCATGGGATGTTCTTTCTCAACCTTTACGAGTGAAAGTTTCTTCCCTTTCTGGCGAGGGCTTTCGCACACAGCCGTTGACCTCGTTCGCGCCTCATACGAAGAAGCCCAAATTCCAGAAGCTTCTAAGCAGGGTAACGAACAACTTTTTTTCTCCGTTTGAGCTGTTTGATTCCTTTTCATCGTCGATCAAGGTCTCGTTCTCTTCGGGAACTTGGTCGACCGTTTCTAATCTATTTTGGGTTATCCCCGATCGATGGCAATCGAGCGAACTTGTACTGGCATGGAAATCGCCAGGTCAAAGGAATTGTCGCTACAATCTATGGAATACGAGGATTCTGTCGTATCCGGCACACTGATCTCGCAACCCATTTGAGATTCGAAAGGATGCTGTTGGCCTACCGAACTCGAAGCATCAGACTGAATTTCGGTGCTCCCGAATCGTCCTCTGCTCTTACCATAATGAGAGGCGGAAGGAAATTGCTTGGCAAAAACGGAAATGTACGACTTATCGCTGCAGCCAAGCTCTTCGTTCTTGCGCATGGTGGCCTCGAAAATCGAAACTGCTGTACGAATGGAGGACATTTCGAGTGGGCGGGAGCCAAGAAATGAGGCCGCTACGCATTGACAATGAGTATATTCGATTTGTTTGCTTGGGAAAGGGCACTACACCTCGTTTCACATTAAAGATATCGCGATCAAATGCATGGCCAGTCATGCCCCAGTGGACTTCTTTTCGTTAATTAAGCTATCGTTTGTCACGGCCATCAACGTTTTTGATCAATTATCAATTTCATGGGATAAACAACAACTGCAAACCAGTAAGAAAAGTAAAGTATATGTACCTAAAACGTATGTCTGTTTCAGCTTCTATTTACTTATATTAAATACAACGATGCCTGAGGGGCCAAATTTCCAGCCACTCATGGCGTTTTGCCGATCAGCAATACACTGTTCAAATCGTCGAAATGCCTTTCTTCTTACGATATCTTTTCATTCGTTATAACATAGCAACCAAAGTGTTTTGCGTCAGTTTTAAATTTGTACCGCCATTTCGAACGAACGAGATCGGTCAAAACGGATCCTCGTCAGACTCTTCGTCCGCTGCATCTTGAATCGATGCGTAGGTCCGATGCAGAGGATACGCATGAGAGGGATTAGCACTTGGAGGCCGATAGTATTGAGGATAACCTTGTGGAGGAGGCTGCTGATGAACCATTGCAGGATATCCTGGAACTGGAGGATTTGATCCAAACGCAACAGCTGCCTATCGGTTTGATAGCAGAAGTCAGCAAAGTACGCAGAGGGGAGGCAATCAAACTACAGTACATAAAATCCCGACACATACCATCATTGGAAAATTGTGATGACTCGGACCCCAGTGGGGCGGCGGCTGCGATTGTTGATGCACACTTGATTGCGGGCCATGCTTCTGATGAACTGCGCTGTAGCTGTCGACCGAGCTGCGTCCGTCATCCCCTTGAAGCTGTTCCACCTTTGGGTTGGCCTTTTCTACTCGAACCTTGACTTTCTGCACCTTAGATTTCGCTGGAGCCGTAGTGGGTTTCTTCTCTTCCTCACCggattttttctttcgagcctttttgcttgttttcGAATCAATActtgcttctttcttccttttcgtccCTACCGTCTTTTTAAGCTCTTTCTTGCCGATGCTCTTTTTGATGGCTTTTTTCAAAGGGGTAGGCTTCTTCCACACGGATGAGTTTGTAAGCTTTCCATCTTCCGTCAAATTTGCACTGATCTCTTCCAGCCAGTACCGCTTCTGCGCCTTCAGCCCGGCAATCGTTTCGCGCTCACTAATGACGGCCGCCACTAATTCTGCATGTACTTCCCTCCATCCTAGTAATTCCTCCTCAGCAGCCCCATCGTGCGGTTTTGTAGCCATCGTGAAGttacaaaggaaaaggatAAGGCCGGGTGCGATGGCTGGTTCTTCACCCATGAGAACTGGTGAGATCCAAAATGCATGTACTATTCCCAATCTGGCTCGCTCACATAGAAAAGGGCCAAAGCGCACAACCAAAACCCCTACCCTACAAGAAAATGAATTATACAAACGAGATTGCGTTCTGGAGGGGGGGCGCCAAGGAATTACAACTAACGATAAACATAGCCAGGGACTTACGTAAATGTGGAAAATCAGTCGCTTGTATTTTCACTCGTCAACTGTAAATTAGATAGGAAACCTGAAGAAAACAGTAAGCGCAGCTTTACATTAGTCCGATTCAATTTTTAATTTACAGGAGCAAATTGGAAAGTGCTTGCAAAGCCAGTAAAAAGCAAGGTATAGCAACGTAACAGCTCAGCTATCGACTCCTTGAACAGTCCGCCAGGCACAGCAAAAGCTGTACCGCTTACGCTTTTCTTGCCGGTAGTTTTTCACGGGCTTTCGAGATTACTGTATCGTCCTTCAGTTGGAGCAACCGCTTCCCCTCATCTATGTCTTCTACTCCGAAAGCTACATTGTGTAGTTCATCCAAAATGCTATGCAAAAGGACGCTTTCCTGCAGCTTATACTGAAGCGATGGATTTTCGCCGTACCGCACCGCTTTTATTGAATATTCTTGTAGTTCAAGAGAAAGCATACCAGTCCCATCGGCATAATAAATCATCAAATCGCCAGAGTCTCCTTGGCGGGTCAGCCAGGACTTGGGCTGAGGATTATTCTGCTCTCCGACCAAGTATATATTGAGTAAGAATCTCAATGCTCCAACTTTGACGTCAGATGCCTTGATCTCCAGCACCGTCTTAGGACCCGGGTCTTTGCTTCCAAAGAGATTGCTAAGGATACCACTCCCACTACTGTCACCAAATATTCCCAAAGAAAACGATGTTGCCCGTGAACTTGCAGCCGAGGAAAACGGCGAGCATGTCGTAGGGACGATAAACGCTTGGCTTGTGATCGCAAGCAGAGTCCCCAGAAGGGCAATGATGATTCTTCGCATCATTAGTTTTCACTTCTTGTAGAAGACGAAGGAGAGGTTTCTATTTCTATAGTGCTCGTGCgatactcacagtcaagacgAGATGTTGGAATTTAAACTTCACTTTCCGATTTGTGACAGCGAAAGTCAGATCCCTCGTTGCCCTTTTTGGCACTTCACAGTTGGAATATAGGTGCTAACAGCCAGACCTTTGATTCCTGATGTCAAAGCCAatttgaagagcagaatGTATCGCGGTTTTCCGCACCGTGAttaatgtaactgtaaacagcCGTTACAGTTTGTCTAGAAAAAGGATAAATCCGGGTTTTAGCACAGCCAAAATGTTTTGCTCGTGACGTAGATCTCTACTTCGTCAGACAAGCAGATACCGAT contains these protein-coding regions:
- a CDS encoding predicted protein — protein: MPNYLETVNDDEKIVGRKVDNDEDTSRDTPGKETLGEKEPCTECYASSESDDTHDDKKGFHEEGEEIAEVLEEDNCQDEDSSTCFPQVQKYSAISSVSSRPLVSTWEEQRRQTARMSRKPLQSTGSTITLKERMKAFH
- a CDS encoding predicted protein, yielding MSSIRTAVSIFEATMRKNEELGCSDKSYISVFAKQFPSASHYGKSRGRFGSTEIQSDASSSVGQQHPFESQMGCEISVPDTTESSYSIDCSDNSFDLAISMPVQVRSIAIDRG
- a CDS encoding predicted protein, whose product is MGEEPAIAPGLILFLCNFTMATKPHDGAAEEELLGWREVHAELVAAVISERETIAGLKAQKRYWLEEISANLTEDGKLTNSSVWKKPTPLKKAIKKSIGKKELKKTVGTKRKKEASIDSKTSKKARKKKSGEEEKKPTTAPAKSKVQKVKVRVEKANPKVEQLQGDDGRSSVDSYSAVHQKHGPQSSVHQQSQPPPHWGPSHHNFPMMAAVAFGSNPPVPGYPAMVHQQPPPQGYPQYYRPPSANPSHAYPLHRTYASIQDAADEESDEDPF
- a CDS encoding predicted protein, translated to MMRRIIIALLGTLLAITSQAFIVPTTCSPFSSAASSRATSFSLGIFGDSSGSGILSNLFGSKDPGPKTVLEIKASDVKVGALRFLLNIYLVGEQNNPQPKSWLTRQGDSGDLMIYYADGTGMLSLELQEYSIKAVRYGENPSLQYKLQESVLLHSILDELHNVAFGVEDIDEGKRLLQLKDDTVISKAREKLPARKA